One window of Solwaraspora sp. WMMA2056 genomic DNA carries:
- a CDS encoding ABC transporter ATP-binding protein, whose translation MTDAQQSASPAPGPQALALRGLAKRFDHKIAVAGVHLDVPVGSFYGLLGPNGAGKTTTLSMAVGLLRPDAGSAHVLGHDVWADPVQAKRMLGVLPDGMRLFDRLTGAELLAYQGLLRGMDPAVVDQRARELLDVLALDDAGRTLVVDYSAGMKKKIGLACALLHGPRLLVLDEPFEAVDPVSAALIRDILQRYVAGGGTVIFSSHVMDVVERLCSDVAILADGVIKRVGTLEQVRSGRSLEEVFVEVVGGRTATGEELSWL comes from the coding sequence ATGACCGACGCGCAGCAGTCAGCCTCCCCGGCACCCGGCCCGCAGGCGTTGGCCCTGCGTGGGCTCGCCAAGCGGTTCGACCACAAGATCGCGGTGGCCGGTGTCCACCTGGACGTGCCGGTCGGCTCGTTCTACGGCCTGCTCGGCCCGAACGGGGCCGGGAAGACGACCACCCTGTCGATGGCCGTCGGTCTGCTGCGCCCGGACGCCGGCAGCGCGCACGTCCTCGGTCACGACGTCTGGGCCGACCCGGTGCAGGCCAAGCGGATGCTCGGCGTACTGCCGGACGGGATGCGGCTGTTCGACCGGCTCACCGGTGCCGAACTGCTCGCCTACCAGGGCCTGTTGCGCGGCATGGACCCGGCCGTGGTCGACCAGCGGGCCCGCGAACTGCTCGACGTGCTCGCCCTCGACGACGCCGGACGGACCCTGGTGGTGGACTACTCGGCCGGGATGAAGAAGAAGATCGGCCTGGCCTGCGCGCTGCTGCACGGGCCACGCCTGCTCGTCCTCGACGAACCGTTCGAGGCGGTCGACCCGGTGTCGGCGGCGCTGATCCGCGACATCCTGCAGCGCTACGTCGCCGGCGGCGGCACGGTGATCTTCTCCAGCCATGTGATGGACGTCGTCGAGCGGCTCTGCAGCGACGTCGCGATCCTCGCCGACGGGGTGATCAAGCGGGTCGGCACCCTCGAACAGGTGCGGTCCGGCCGGTCCCTGGAAGAGGTGTTCGTCGAGGTCGTCGGCGGCCGTACGGCAACCGGCGAGGAGCTGTCATGGCTGTGA
- a CDS encoding cation acetate symporter: MTNPYVVPALVVVTLVTVAIGFYGLKLARTTSDFLVASRTVSPAWNAAAISGEYLSAASFLGIAGLILKYGVDVLWYPVGFAAGYLALLLFVAAPLRRSGAFTLPDFCEIRLGSRRLRRLATAFVIFIGWFYLLPQLQGAGLTLATVTGAPYPLGALLVGGVVTANVALGGMRAVTFVQAFQYWLKLTALAVPAIFLALQWQADGRPTVSPPQGATFVEATTVVVEREATLTFPDGRTEQVDAGTSLAFDAGDPVPEVSGVDVDRGLAWLLPGDPERGDQGLFATYSLILATFLGTMGLPHVLVRFYTNPDGAAARRTTLVVLALVGLFYLFPTLYGVLGRVYTPQLLMTGRSDAVVVLLPEAALGGGLLGQLLAALVAAGAFAAFLSTSSGLLTSVAGAVSTDVLRRPSVRGFRLATLVSGAVPVVLALNVSGLDVSQVVGLAFAVAASSFCPLLVLGIWWRGLTDAGAAAGIVAGGGAAIGAVLWTMLGPALTGWPAVLVAQPAAWTVPLAFAVMVLVSLVSRRRLPGNVNSVMLRLHAPESLRS; the protein is encoded by the coding sequence ATGACCAATCCGTACGTGGTACCGGCGCTCGTGGTGGTCACCCTGGTGACCGTCGCGATCGGCTTCTACGGGCTGAAGCTGGCCCGCACGACGTCGGACTTCCTGGTCGCCTCCCGGACCGTCAGCCCGGCCTGGAACGCCGCGGCGATCAGCGGGGAGTACCTGTCGGCGGCGTCGTTCCTCGGCATCGCCGGACTGATCCTCAAGTACGGCGTGGACGTGCTCTGGTACCCGGTCGGCTTCGCCGCCGGCTATCTGGCCCTGCTGCTGTTCGTGGCGGCCCCGCTGCGCCGCTCCGGCGCCTTCACTCTGCCGGACTTCTGTGAGATCCGTCTCGGCTCGCGGCGGCTGCGTCGGCTGGCCACCGCTTTCGTGATCTTCATCGGCTGGTTCTACCTGCTGCCCCAGCTGCAGGGCGCGGGGCTGACCCTGGCGACGGTCACCGGTGCGCCGTACCCGCTCGGTGCCCTGCTGGTAGGCGGCGTGGTGACCGCCAACGTGGCGCTCGGCGGGATGCGGGCGGTCACCTTCGTCCAGGCGTTCCAGTACTGGTTGAAGCTGACCGCGCTCGCCGTACCGGCGATCTTCCTCGCGCTGCAGTGGCAGGCCGACGGCCGGCCGACGGTCAGCCCGCCGCAGGGAGCGACCTTCGTCGAGGCGACCACCGTCGTCGTCGAGCGGGAGGCCACCCTGACCTTCCCGGACGGGCGCACCGAACAGGTCGACGCCGGCACCAGCCTGGCCTTCGACGCCGGCGACCCGGTGCCCGAGGTCTCCGGCGTCGACGTCGACCGGGGGCTGGCCTGGCTGCTGCCGGGCGACCCGGAACGCGGCGACCAGGGGCTGTTCGCCACCTATTCGCTGATCCTGGCGACCTTCCTGGGCACCATGGGGTTGCCGCACGTACTGGTGCGGTTCTACACCAACCCCGACGGTGCCGCCGCCCGCCGGACCACCCTGGTGGTGCTCGCCCTGGTCGGCCTCTTCTACCTGTTCCCCACCCTGTACGGCGTACTCGGCCGGGTGTACACCCCGCAGTTGCTGATGACCGGCCGGTCGGACGCCGTGGTCGTGCTGCTGCCCGAGGCCGCGCTCGGCGGTGGCCTGCTCGGCCAGCTGCTCGCGGCGCTGGTCGCCGCCGGTGCCTTCGCGGCCTTCCTGTCGACCTCGTCCGGGTTGCTGACCAGCGTGGCCGGCGCCGTCTCCACCGACGTGCTGCGCCGCCCCTCGGTACGGGGTTTCCGGCTGGCCACCCTGGTCTCCGGTGCGGTCCCGGTGGTGCTGGCGTTGAACGTCTCCGGCCTCGACGTGTCACAGGTGGTCGGGTTGGCGTTCGCGGTGGCGGCGTCGAGTTTCTGCCCGCTGCTGGTGCTGGGCATCTGGTGGCGGGGGCTGACCGACGCCGGGGCCGCCGCCGGCATCGTCGCCGGCGGCGGGGCCGCCATCGGGGCGGTGCTGTGGACGATGCTCGGGCCGGCGTTGACCGGCTGGCCGGCGGTCCTCGTCGCCCAGCCGGCCGCCTGGACCGTGCCGCTGGCGTTCGCGGTGATGGTGCTGGTGTCACTGGTCAGCCGCCGGCGGCTGCCCGGCAACGTGAACTCAGTCATGCTGCGCCTGCACGCCCCGGAGAGCCTGCGCAGTTGA
- the idi gene encoding isopentenyl-diphosphate Delta-isomerase, with protein sequence MSVASRESHLVELVDPAGQPVGAATVADAHQPPGQLHRAFSVLLVDDAGRLLLQQRAAVKTRFPLRWANTCCGHPLPGEDLSVAANRRLGEEVGVGPVALTEIGVHTYQATDPVTGRTEYEYDHVLLGSLDPRTPLRPDPAEVAELRWVEPARLRAGLADEPDRYAPWLAGVAEQLFALGQPDHGAAVERPGER encoded by the coding sequence ATGTCCGTCGCGTCCCGCGAGAGCCATCTCGTCGAGTTGGTGGACCCCGCCGGGCAGCCGGTCGGCGCGGCCACCGTCGCCGATGCCCACCAGCCGCCGGGTCAGCTGCACCGGGCGTTCTCGGTGCTCCTGGTCGACGACGCGGGACGGCTGCTGCTGCAGCAGCGGGCCGCTGTGAAGACCCGGTTCCCGTTGCGCTGGGCCAACACCTGCTGCGGCCATCCGCTGCCCGGCGAGGACCTGTCGGTGGCGGCCAACCGCCGCCTCGGCGAGGAGGTCGGCGTGGGCCCGGTGGCGCTGACCGAGATCGGCGTGCACACCTACCAGGCCACCGACCCGGTCACCGGACGGACCGAGTACGAGTACGACCACGTACTGCTGGGCAGTCTCGACCCACGGACCCCGCTGCGGCCCGACCCGGCCGAGGTCGCCGAGCTTCGCTGGGTCGAGCCGGCGCGGCTGCGGGCCGGCCTGGCCGACGAGCCGGACCGGTACGCCCCGTGGCTCGCCGGGGTGGCCGAGCAGTTGTTCGCTCTGGGGCAGCCGGACCACGGCGCGGCCGTGGAGCGGCCGGGTGAGCGATGA
- a CDS encoding polyprenyl synthetase family protein — protein MHAPAVAGPTPTGEGRELTAAVTDTLIDFLSAELSMLDRIDPSLRPFAQVARDTVLGGGKQLRPMFAHWGWRGVVGTAPPVTPLLPALAALELLHAFALVHDDVMDASATRRGLPTAHRRLAGQHRDAGRAGDPDRFGDAAAVLVGDLCLVWADRLLATADLPASTLLAVRRCYDQMRVETIAGQYLDVLGEAESADWSIDRAMRVARYKTACYTVLRPLHLGAALAGPATDPAVWAAYRRYGTDVGEAFQLRDDLLGVFGDPARTGKPAGDDLRTGKPTALLLIARELATDAQRAELDAVSPTGDTGPDTAAGPDTAAGPNGTAAVARMTEIVVETGAAVRVERMIEQRVATAVAAIDAAPIDDAARTALTGLAVTATTRQT, from the coding sequence GTGCACGCCCCGGCCGTCGCCGGGCCGACGCCCACCGGCGAGGGCCGCGAGCTGACCGCCGCGGTCACCGACACACTGATCGATTTCCTCAGCGCCGAACTGTCCATGCTCGACCGGATCGACCCGTCGCTGCGGCCGTTCGCCCAGGTCGCGCGGGACACCGTGCTCGGCGGCGGCAAGCAGCTACGCCCGATGTTCGCCCACTGGGGCTGGCGTGGCGTGGTCGGCACCGCACCGCCGGTGACCCCGCTCCTACCGGCGCTGGCCGCGCTGGAGCTGCTGCACGCCTTCGCCCTGGTCCACGACGACGTCATGGACGCCTCCGCCACCCGACGCGGCCTGCCCACCGCACACCGCCGGCTCGCCGGCCAGCACCGGGACGCCGGTCGGGCCGGCGACCCCGACCGGTTCGGCGACGCCGCCGCCGTCCTGGTCGGCGACCTCTGCCTGGTCTGGGCCGACCGGCTGCTGGCCACCGCCGACCTGCCGGCGTCGACCCTGCTGGCGGTACGCCGTTGCTACGACCAGATGCGGGTCGAGACGATCGCCGGGCAGTACCTGGACGTCCTCGGTGAGGCCGAGTCGGCCGACTGGTCGATCGACCGCGCGATGCGGGTGGCCCGGTACAAGACCGCCTGCTACACCGTGCTGCGCCCGTTGCACCTCGGTGCGGCGCTGGCCGGCCCGGCCACCGACCCGGCGGTCTGGGCGGCGTACCGGCGCTACGGCACCGACGTCGGCGAGGCGTTCCAGCTCCGCGACGACCTGCTCGGCGTCTTCGGGGACCCGGCCCGCACCGGCAAGCCCGCCGGCGACGACCTGCGGACCGGCAAACCGACCGCGCTGCTGCTGATCGCCCGCGAGCTGGCCACCGATGCCCAGCGCGCCGAACTCGACGCGGTGTCGCCGACCGGCGACACCGGACCGGACACGGCAGCCGGACCGGACACGGCAGCAGGACCGAACGGTACAGCGGCGGTCGCGCGGATGACCGAGATCGTCGTCGAGACCGGTGCCGCCGTCCGGGTGGAACGCATGATCGAGCAACGGGTGGCGACGGCGGTCGCCGCGATCGACGCCGCGCCGATCGACGACGCCGCCCGTACCGCGCTCACCGGCCTCGCGGTGACCGCCACGACCCGCCAGACATAA
- a CDS encoding MerR family transcriptional regulator — protein MSDDALSAGSVARRLGVAVTTLRTWHQRYGLGPTRHVKGHHRRYGPDDLARLEVMRRLTAQGVAPAEAARWARRVGSALGPDGAAGTELVPFDIVEPGRAGGGFTIGVGAAGPAARGLARAAVRLDNQAMRDILERALHTDGVIATWDRVVRPVLAGVGDRYAATAGFVEVEHLLSRCVSEAFALVNRPRARPRNRDDDGAGDHGGAPGGWHSRHPVGPGALLACADEEQHTLPLEALSAALAEAGVTSRLLGARVPPAALAAAIERTGPSAVVLWSHTSATADPDQLLTARSGRHRPVLVLAIGPGWAVADLPAGVDHCAGLADAVARCRTADEVAGHRTDEPTVH, from the coding sequence GTGAGCGATGACGCGCTGAGCGCGGGCAGCGTGGCACGCCGGCTCGGCGTGGCGGTGACCACGCTGCGGACCTGGCATCAGCGGTACGGCCTGGGCCCGACCCGGCACGTCAAGGGTCACCACCGCCGGTACGGCCCCGACGACCTGGCCCGCCTGGAGGTGATGCGGCGGCTCACCGCGCAGGGTGTGGCGCCGGCCGAGGCGGCCCGCTGGGCGCGCCGCGTCGGGTCTGCCCTGGGCCCGGACGGGGCCGCCGGCACTGAGCTGGTCCCGTTCGACATCGTCGAGCCGGGCCGGGCCGGCGGTGGCTTCACCATCGGTGTCGGGGCGGCCGGCCCGGCCGCCCGTGGCCTGGCCAGGGCGGCGGTACGCCTGGACAACCAGGCGATGCGCGACATCCTCGAACGGGCGCTGCACACCGACGGGGTGATCGCCACCTGGGACCGGGTGGTCCGCCCGGTGCTGGCCGGGGTCGGCGACCGGTACGCGGCGACCGCCGGCTTCGTCGAGGTGGAGCATCTGCTGTCCCGGTGTGTCTCCGAGGCGTTCGCCCTGGTGAACCGCCCCCGGGCCCGGCCCCGCAACCGCGACGACGACGGTGCCGGCGACCACGGCGGCGCACCTGGCGGCTGGCACTCCCGGCACCCGGTCGGACCGGGCGCGCTGCTGGCCTGCGCCGACGAGGAGCAGCACACGCTGCCGCTGGAGGCGCTCTCCGCGGCCCTGGCCGAGGCCGGGGTGACCAGCCGGCTGCTCGGTGCCCGGGTTCCGCCGGCAGCGTTGGCCGCCGCGATCGAGCGGACCGGGCCGTCCGCTGTGGTGCTCTGGTCGCACACCTCGGCGACGGCCGACCCCGACCAGTTGCTGACCGCGAGGTCCGGGCGGCACCGGCCGGTGCTGGTGCTGGCGATCGGGCCCGGCTGGGCGGTGGCGGACCTGCCGGCCGGCGTCGACCACTGCGCCGGTCTGGCCGACGCGGTGGCCCGGTGCCGTACGGCGGACGAGGTCGCCGGTCACCGGACCGACGAACCCACCGTCCACTAG
- a CDS encoding ABC transporter permease, producing the protein MAVIAPTGGTGTGTAAPRPVRPRHFIRLKLRVMGNNLRGQGWRVGLFIGGLLAGLWFAGTAFLMLAAPGFGDNPQGMLLTAGFGGALLVVGWLLLPLVFFGVDETLDPARFALLPLRRRTLVSGLLAAALVGTPTIATGLATLGIVVSALLLGGALAGLVQLIGVAAGLLVCVTGSRAITSAFAGMLRSRKVRDLAAVLLAVLAALLGPLQLLVIGGLGNADWDRLAEVARVLGWTPLAAPYTVGFDVVEGRAWAVPVKLLITAVTVVALLAWWSRSLESAMVGTANAGPAKAAAGEPGAPVAQLFPRLLGRLPRDRYGALVAREARYWWRDMRRRANLITVAVVGVFVPVMVNVGGFTFGADPDALRMTASAVSVSLSMLFVGALAAVTLANQFGFDGSAYAANVIAGVPGRLELRARVVAFSLYIVPMLVVISAGLGLFLQEPGWIPVAAGTLFAAYGAGLAVNLAISVIGAYSLPETSNPFALNSGAGMAKSLLAFLAMIASAAAAVPMVVATALLGDVWQWLALPVGVGYGFGAVLLGLYITGDLLDRRMPELLATVASRR; encoded by the coding sequence ATGGCTGTGATCGCCCCCACCGGAGGCACCGGCACCGGCACCGCCGCGCCCCGGCCGGTCCGCCCCCGGCACTTCATCCGGCTCAAGCTGCGGGTGATGGGCAACAACCTGCGCGGCCAGGGCTGGCGGGTCGGCCTGTTCATCGGCGGCCTGCTCGCCGGGCTGTGGTTCGCCGGCACCGCCTTCCTCATGCTGGCCGCGCCGGGCTTCGGTGACAACCCGCAGGGGATGCTGCTCACCGCCGGTTTCGGTGGGGCCCTGCTGGTGGTCGGCTGGCTGCTGCTGCCCCTGGTCTTCTTCGGCGTCGACGAGACCCTCGACCCCGCCAGGTTCGCGCTGCTGCCGTTGCGCCGCCGCACCCTGGTCAGCGGCCTGCTGGCGGCGGCCCTGGTCGGCACCCCGACGATCGCCACCGGGCTGGCCACCCTCGGCATCGTGGTCAGCGCCCTGCTGCTCGGCGGAGCCCTGGCCGGGCTGGTCCAGCTGATCGGCGTCGCCGCCGGCCTGCTCGTCTGCGTGACCGGCAGCCGGGCCATCACCAGCGCCTTCGCCGGGATGCTGCGCTCCCGGAAGGTGCGTGACCTGGCCGCCGTCCTGCTGGCGGTGCTGGCCGCACTGCTCGGCCCGCTGCAACTGCTGGTGATCGGCGGGCTGGGCAACGCCGACTGGGACCGGCTCGCCGAGGTGGCCCGGGTTCTCGGCTGGACGCCGCTGGCCGCCCCGTACACGGTCGGATTCGACGTGGTGGAGGGCCGGGCGTGGGCCGTACCGGTGAAGTTGCTCATCACAGCGGTGACCGTGGTCGCGCTGCTGGCCTGGTGGTCGCGGTCGCTCGAATCGGCCATGGTCGGTACCGCCAACGCCGGCCCGGCGAAGGCCGCCGCTGGCGAGCCGGGCGCACCGGTGGCGCAGCTGTTCCCCCGCCTGCTGGGCCGGCTCCCCCGCGACCGGTACGGTGCCCTGGTCGCCCGCGAGGCGCGCTACTGGTGGCGGGACATGCGTCGACGGGCCAACCTGATCACCGTGGCCGTGGTCGGGGTCTTCGTACCGGTCATGGTCAACGTCGGCGGCTTCACCTTCGGTGCCGACCCCGACGCTCTCCGGATGACGGCGTCGGCCGTCTCGGTCAGCCTCTCGATGCTGTTCGTCGGCGCACTGGCCGCGGTCACCCTGGCCAACCAGTTCGGCTTCGACGGCAGCGCGTACGCCGCGAACGTGATCGCCGGCGTACCGGGTCGGCTGGAACTGCGGGCCCGGGTGGTCGCCTTCTCGCTCTACATCGTGCCGATGCTGGTCGTGATCTCCGCCGGGCTCGGGCTGTTCCTGCAGGAGCCGGGCTGGATCCCGGTCGCCGCCGGGACGCTGTTCGCCGCGTACGGCGCCGGCCTGGCGGTGAACCTGGCCATCTCGGTGATCGGCGCCTACTCGCTGCCGGAGACGTCGAACCCGTTCGCGTTGAACAGCGGGGCCGGGATGGCCAAGAGTCTGCTGGCGTTCCTGGCGATGATCGCGTCGGCGGCGGCCGCCGTACCGATGGTGGTCGCCACCGCGCTGCTCGGCGACGTCTGGCAGTGGCTCGCGCTGCCGGTCGGCGTCGGGTACGGGTTCGGTGCGGTGCTGCTGGGCCTCTACATCACCGGCGACCTGCTCGACCGACGGATGCCGGAACTGTTGGCGACGGTGGCGTCCCGGCGGTGA
- a CDS encoding polysaccharide deacetylase family protein, whose protein sequence is MFALLVGSESLVAVRAARQVPPQLPAVVGLGPAPEVRPDDALGRPTPEPTAPAAAPDPSPAAGGDPAGSPPAGGDPGASPRTTVDPGLLQRRTGIRQVALTFDDGPHPQWTPLILDELRAAGVRAMFCVVGSQVRRYPALVTRIVREGHTLCNHSWDHDLELGTRPAAEIRADLARTTKEIHRVVPGVPVAHFRHPGGLWTPEAVAVAEELGLAALDWDVDPQDWRKPTRDEIVAHVRDEVRLGSVLLLHDGGGDRSATVAALPAVINDLRQRYGITLLGASLSP, encoded by the coding sequence GTGTTCGCACTACTGGTCGGCAGCGAGAGTCTCGTCGCGGTGCGCGCTGCCCGGCAGGTACCGCCGCAGCTTCCCGCCGTCGTCGGGCTCGGCCCGGCTCCCGAGGTCCGGCCCGACGACGCCCTCGGCCGGCCAACCCCGGAGCCGACCGCTCCGGCGGCAGCGCCCGACCCGTCGCCCGCCGCCGGTGGCGATCCGGCGGGGTCACCGCCGGCCGGTGGCGACCCGGGTGCCTCCCCCCGCACCACCGTGGACCCTGGGTTGCTGCAGCGCCGTACCGGTATCCGGCAGGTGGCGTTGACCTTCGACGACGGCCCACATCCGCAGTGGACACCGCTGATTCTCGACGAGCTGCGGGCCGCCGGGGTCCGGGCGATGTTCTGCGTGGTCGGCAGCCAGGTGCGGCGGTACCCGGCGCTGGTCACCCGGATCGTGCGGGAAGGTCACACCCTGTGCAACCACAGCTGGGACCACGACCTGGAGCTCGGCACCCGGCCGGCCGCCGAGATCCGGGCCGACCTGGCGCGGACCACCAAGGAGATCCACCGGGTGGTCCCGGGAGTGCCGGTCGCGCACTTCCGGCACCCGGGCGGGTTGTGGACCCCGGAGGCGGTGGCGGTCGCCGAGGAGCTGGGGCTGGCGGCGCTGGACTGGGACGTCGACCCGCAGGACTGGCGCAAGCCGACCCGGGACGAGATCGTCGCGCACGTCCGTGACGAGGTCCGGCTCGGCTCGGTGCTGCTGCTGCACGACGGCGGCGGCGACCGGTCGGCCACCGTCGCGGCGCTGCCGGCCGTGATCAACGACCTGAGGCAGCGGTACGGGATCACCCTGCTCGGTGCTAGCCTTTCCCCCTGA
- the crtI gene encoding phytoene desaturase family protein produces MRTVTGASERVVIVGAGLGGLACALHLAGAGRQVTLLEREAVPGGRAGRRAVAGYEFDTGPTVLTMPELIAEALAAVGEELTDWLELTPLEPAYRAYYPDGSTLDVITDTARMAAEVSRVCGPREADGYLRFVEYARRLWQLERADFIDRNLDSPPDLLTGNLLRLLAAGAFRRMQTKIDQFFADPRTRRIFSFQAMYAGLAPHDALAIYTVIAYLDSVAGVSFPRGGMHAVPRALAGAAEKHGVQIRYGTTVTEVETSAGRARAVRTADGERIPADVVVLNPDLPVAYAELLPPSRQRRLRYSPSCVVLHVGSRQGYDKIAHHNIHFGRLWKGTFDEVIRRGELMSDPSLLVTNPSRTDPSVAPVGGHTYYVLAPVPNLQSGRLNWRGDLPQRYADELVATLEDRGYRGFADGIEVREVVTPADWADAGMAAGTPFAAAHSLFQTGPFRPGNLHPTLENVVFVGSGTQPGVGVPMVLISGKLAAGRVTGSTGGRSRSRSSLEGA; encoded by the coding sequence ATGCGTACCGTGACCGGGGCGAGCGAGCGGGTCGTCATCGTCGGTGCCGGGCTGGGTGGCCTGGCCTGCGCCCTGCACCTGGCCGGCGCCGGCCGGCAGGTCACCCTGCTGGAACGCGAGGCGGTGCCGGGCGGGCGGGCCGGCCGCCGGGCGGTCGCCGGGTACGAGTTCGACACCGGGCCGACCGTGCTGACCATGCCGGAGCTGATCGCCGAGGCGCTCGCCGCCGTCGGCGAGGAGCTCACCGACTGGTTGGAGCTGACCCCGCTGGAGCCGGCGTACCGGGCCTACTACCCGGACGGGTCCACCCTGGACGTCATCACCGACACCGCCCGGATGGCCGCCGAGGTGTCCCGGGTCTGCGGGCCCCGGGAGGCCGACGGGTACCTGCGGTTCGTCGAGTACGCCCGCCGGCTGTGGCAGCTGGAACGCGCCGACTTCATCGACCGGAACCTCGACAGCCCGCCGGACCTGCTCACCGGCAACCTGCTGCGGCTGCTCGCCGCCGGGGCGTTCCGCCGGATGCAGACCAAGATCGACCAGTTCTTCGCGGATCCCCGTACCCGGCGGATCTTCTCCTTCCAGGCCATGTACGCCGGCCTGGCGCCGCACGACGCGCTGGCCATCTACACCGTCATCGCCTACCTGGACTCGGTCGCCGGGGTGTCGTTCCCGCGCGGCGGGATGCACGCGGTGCCCCGGGCCCTGGCCGGGGCGGCCGAGAAGCACGGCGTGCAGATCCGCTACGGCACCACGGTGACCGAGGTGGAGACCTCCGCCGGCCGGGCCCGCGCGGTGCGCACCGCCGACGGCGAGCGGATCCCCGCCGACGTCGTGGTGCTCAACCCGGACCTGCCGGTCGCCTACGCCGAACTGCTGCCGCCCAGCCGGCAGCGGCGGCTGCGCTACTCGCCCTCCTGCGTGGTGCTGCACGTCGGTTCCCGGCAGGGCTACGACAAGATCGCCCACCACAACATCCACTTCGGCCGGCTCTGGAAGGGCACCTTCGACGAGGTGATCCGCCGAGGTGAGCTGATGAGCGACCCGTCGCTGCTGGTCACCAACCCGAGCCGGACCGACCCGTCGGTGGCCCCGGTGGGCGGGCACACCTACTACGTCCTGGCACCGGTGCCCAACCTGCAGAGCGGGCGGCTCAACTGGCGCGGCGACCTGCCGCAGCGCTACGCCGACGAGCTCGTCGCCACCCTGGAGGATCGCGGCTACCGGGGCTTCGCCGACGGCATCGAGGTCCGTGAGGTGGTGACCCCGGCCGACTGGGCCGACGCCGGCATGGCCGCCGGTACGCCGTTCGCCGCCGCGCACAGCCTGTTCCAGACCGGCCCGTTCCGCCCCGGTAACCTGCATCCCACACTGGAGAACGTGGTTTTCGTCGGCTCCGGGACCCAGCCGGGGGTCGGCGTACCGATGGTGCTGATCTCCGGCAAGTTGGCCGCCGGACGGGTGACCGGTTCCACCGGTGGCCGGTCCCGCAGCCGCAGCAGCCTGGAGGGTGCCTGA
- a CDS encoding phytoene/squalene synthase family protein, producing MVTDLSAAYASCRELHKRHGRTYYLATRLLPQWKRRHVHALYGFTRYADEIVDRTDALPAADRAAALDQWSERFLAGLHGAAVDDPLLPAVLHTIAVFDLDTADFTAFLRSMTMDLTVTSYPRYTDLLDYMEGSAAVIGTMMLPILGSTDRAAAREPARQLGFAFQLTNFIRDVGEDLERGRTYLPDEDLDRFGLTRADLVEAARRRRATPAIIELIQYEIARAQAHYTAAAPGITMLEPASQACIRTAYALYGGILDEVAAQGYDVFRRRATVPHRRRAAVAARALLTPTGTPVTMPGPTLTVRVDPPTRRQPELAAVPVPPAAP from the coding sequence GTGGTCACGGACCTGTCAGCTGCCTACGCCAGCTGCCGCGAGCTGCACAAACGGCACGGCCGTACCTACTATCTCGCGACCCGGCTGCTACCGCAGTGGAAACGACGCCATGTTCATGCTTTGTACGGATTCACCCGGTACGCCGATGAAATCGTCGACCGTACCGACGCGCTCCCTGCCGCCGACCGGGCCGCCGCCCTCGACCAGTGGTCCGAGCGGTTCCTCGCCGGCCTGCACGGTGCCGCCGTCGACGACCCGCTGCTGCCGGCGGTGCTGCACACCATCGCCGTGTTCGACCTGGACACCGCCGACTTCACCGCGTTCCTGCGCAGCATGACGATGGACCTGACCGTCACCTCGTACCCGCGCTACACCGACCTGCTCGACTACATGGAAGGCTCGGCGGCGGTGATCGGCACCATGATGCTGCCGATCCTCGGCAGCACCGACCGGGCCGCCGCCCGCGAACCGGCCCGCCAACTCGGCTTCGCCTTCCAACTCACCAACTTCATCCGCGACGTCGGCGAGGACCTCGAACGCGGCCGCACCTACCTGCCCGACGAGGACCTGGACCGGTTCGGCCTGACCCGCGCCGACCTCGTCGAGGCCGCCCGCCGGCGTCGGGCCACCCCGGCGATCATCGAGCTGATCCAGTACGAGATCGCCCGCGCACAGGCCCACTACACGGCCGCGGCACCGGGCATCACGATGCTCGAACCCGCCTCGCAGGCCTGCATACGCACCGCGTACGCCCTCTACGGCGGCATCCTCGACGAGGTCGCCGCGCAGGGCTACGACGTGTTCCGTCGCCGCGCCACCGTGCCGCACCGGCGCCGCGCGGCCGTCGCCGCCCGCGCGCTGCTCACCCCGACCGGCACGCCGGTGACGATGCCCGGCCCCACCCTCACGGTCCGGGTCGACCCGCCGACCCGGCGGCAGCCCGAACTGGCCGCAGTCCCCGTGCCACCGGCCGCGCCGTAA